A genome region from Aurantiacibacter sp. MUD61 includes the following:
- a CDS encoding MAPEG family protein, with protein sequence MILEPVIALAAWTLVMCLWMYATRLPGMLKANVDPDSLARDPDASLDKLLPPQTQWKAHNFNHLHEAPTVFYAVMLSMALLATQASFSLNDEQLIALVGWVYVVLRIAHSIVQATWNRVVVRFALFSLSQVALVVLVGLAIYTGATF encoded by the coding sequence ATGATACTCGAACCCGTGATCGCTCTTGCCGCGTGGACGCTCGTCATGTGCCTGTGGATGTACGCGACGCGGCTTCCCGGTATGCTGAAAGCGAATGTCGATCCGGACAGTCTGGCGCGCGATCCGGATGCTTCGCTCGACAAGCTTTTGCCGCCCCAGACACAATGGAAGGCGCATAATTTCAATCACCTGCATGAGGCACCTACGGTATTTTATGCTGTCATGCTCTCCATGGCGCTACTGGCCACACAGGCGTCTTTCAGCCTGAACGACGAACAACTGATTGCCCTCGTCGGCTGGGTCTATGTCGTTTTGCGCATTGCCCACTCGATCGTGCAGGCCACCTGGAACAGAGTTGTGGTTCGCTTTGCCCTTTTCAGCCTGTCCCAAGTTGCGCTGGTCGTCTTGGTGGGCCTCGCCATCTACACAGGTGCAACCTTCTAA
- a CDS encoding MAPEG family protein, translated as MNTAILAPAAALAIWSMIMLFWMAGTRFPAIKQMRSARGEPGGVSKAKAGGRGQDLEGLIPDKVNWKAHNYAHLMEQPTVFYAVVVILALAGAAQLDVWLAWAYVALRIVHSLWQSLVNTIPIRLMIFVISSVILLVMAIRALLLTI; from the coding sequence ATGAATACCGCCATTCTCGCACCGGCCGCCGCTCTGGCGATCTGGTCCATGATCATGCTGTTCTGGATGGCGGGCACACGCTTTCCAGCGATCAAGCAGATGCGTTCCGCACGTGGCGAGCCGGGAGGCGTAAGCAAAGCGAAAGCCGGTGGACGCGGGCAGGATCTGGAAGGGCTTATACCGGACAAGGTGAACTGGAAAGCACACAATTACGCCCATCTGATGGAACAGCCGACGGTGTTTTACGCCGTGGTGGTGATCCTGGCGCTGGCAGGCGCGGCGCAGCTCGATGTGTGGCTCGCCTGGGCCTATGTCGCCTTACGCATCGTCCATTCCCTGTGGCAGTCGCTCGTCAACACCATCCCCATCCGCCTGATGATCTTCGTCATCAGCAGCGTGATTCTGCTGGTGATGGCTATCCGCGCACTGCTCCTCACCATCTGA